The Natrinema salifodinae genome includes a window with the following:
- a CDS encoding SRPBCC family protein, translating to MSDNVSNTAMDESRGGRPDSERSRPLGRGERLASASVGGMLLVAGIKRRSLGGVAMALGGGWLVARGISGSGRSLRAFGSGGETDHGAGEDGAGGDLTVERSITVGAPADDLAQYWRDPERLTRIMGSFAVITGAGEDRHHWEVETPRGPNLSWETEIVDDEPGEVLRWESVDGATIANEGTVRFRPAPGDRGTEVTLRLRFEPPGGAVGTAVAQRLGIVPKTLAGNALRRFKSLVETGEIPTLERNPSGRGSGDLV from the coding sequence ATGAGCGACAACGTGTCGAATACGGCGATGGACGAATCGCGGGGCGGACGGCCCGATTCCGAGCGGTCGCGACCGCTCGGCCGCGGGGAACGCCTGGCCAGCGCGAGCGTCGGCGGCATGCTGCTGGTCGCCGGAATCAAGCGGCGATCGCTCGGCGGCGTGGCGATGGCGCTGGGCGGCGGCTGGCTGGTCGCGCGCGGCATCAGCGGGAGCGGCCGGTCCCTCCGGGCGTTCGGATCGGGTGGCGAGACGGATCATGGCGCCGGTGAGGATGGTGCCGGCGGCGACCTGACGGTCGAACGCTCGATTACGGTCGGCGCGCCGGCGGACGACCTCGCGCAGTACTGGCGTGATCCCGAGCGGTTGACGCGGATCATGGGCTCGTTCGCCGTGATCACCGGCGCTGGTGAGGATCGCCACCACTGGGAAGTAGAGACGCCCCGCGGGCCGAACCTCTCCTGGGAGACGGAAATCGTCGACGACGAACCCGGCGAGGTCCTGCGCTGGGAGTCGGTCGACGGAGCGACGATCGCCAACGAGGGGACGGTTCGCTTCCGACCGGCCCCGGGCGATCGGGGGACGGAAGTGACGCTCCGGTTGCGGTTCGAGCCGCCAGGCGGCGCCGTCGGGACCGCGGTGGCACAGCGGCTGGGGATCGTCCCGAAGACGCTGGCGGGGAACGCGCTCCGGCGGTTCAAGAGCCTCGTCGAGACGGGCGAGATTCCGACGCTCGAGCGCAACCCGTCCGGCCGGGGAAGCGGTGATCTGGTGTGA
- a CDS encoding zinc-dependent alcohol dehydrogenase, which yields MRALCWHDVNDLRVQSVPEPELVNPRDVILRVTMTVPCGSDLHFIDGYLPTMREGDVIGHEFMGEVVETGRKVESVAEGDRVVVPSFIGCGRCGYCQDDLWSLCDNTNPNAALQEPILGDTTAGIYGYTHAFGGYAGSHAEYVRVPHADENCFAVPDELDDEQALFASDAWPTGYMGADFCDIEDGDTVAVWGCGAVGLMAQHSAALMGAERVIGIDRFPERLRIAESEAGSETIDYTAVDSVVDTVHELTGGRGPDACIDAVGMEAHGIGLEYTYDRTKQSLGLHTDRGTALRQAIRACRKGGTLSVLGVYGLLDKFPMGVVMNKGLTVRTAQQHGQRYVPDLLEYAAEGELDPSYLATHERSLEDGPEAYEMFKHKEDGCIRPVLTP from the coding sequence ATGCGAGCGCTCTGCTGGCACGACGTCAACGACTTACGCGTTCAGTCCGTCCCGGAGCCCGAGCTCGTCAATCCGCGCGACGTAATCCTCCGGGTGACGATGACCGTGCCCTGCGGCTCGGATCTGCACTTCATCGACGGCTACCTTCCGACGATGCGCGAGGGGGACGTCATCGGTCACGAGTTCATGGGCGAGGTCGTCGAAACCGGCCGCAAGGTCGAGTCGGTGGCCGAGGGCGACCGCGTGGTCGTTCCCTCGTTCATCGGCTGCGGGCGGTGTGGCTACTGTCAGGACGATCTCTGGTCGCTCTGTGACAACACGAACCCGAACGCGGCGCTCCAGGAGCCGATCCTCGGCGATACGACCGCCGGCATCTACGGCTACACGCACGCGTTCGGCGGCTACGCGGGCTCCCACGCCGAGTACGTCCGCGTGCCCCACGCCGACGAGAACTGCTTTGCCGTGCCCGACGAACTCGACGACGAGCAGGCGCTGTTCGCCTCCGACGCCTGGCCAACCGGCTACATGGGCGCCGACTTCTGCGACATCGAGGACGGCGACACCGTCGCGGTCTGGGGCTGCGGCGCCGTCGGGCTGATGGCCCAGCACAGCGCCGCGCTCATGGGCGCCGAGCGCGTGATCGGCATCGACCGCTTCCCGGAGCGCCTGCGGATCGCCGAGTCGGAGGCGGGCTCCGAGACCATCGACTACACCGCGGTCGACAGCGTCGTCGACACGGTGCACGAACTGACGGGCGGCCGCGGCCCGGACGCCTGCATCGACGCCGTCGGGATGGAGGCCCACGGCATCGGACTGGAGTACACCTACGACCGCACGAAGCAATCGCTGGGGCTGCACACCGACCGCGGGACCGCGCTTCGCCAGGCGATCCGCGCCTGTCGCAAGGGCGGGACCCTCTCGGTGCTGGGCGTCTACGGCCTGCTGGACAAGTTCCCGATGGGCGTCGTCATGAACAAGGGCCTCACCGTGCGGACGGCCCAGCAACACGGCCAGCGCTACGTGCCGGACTTACTCGAGTACGCCGCGGAGGGGGAACTCGATCCGTCGTACCTGGCGACCCACGAGCGCTCGCTGGAGGACGGGCCGGAGGCCTACGAGATGTTCAAGCACAAGGAAGACGGCTGCATCCGGCCGGTGCTCACGCCCTGA
- a CDS encoding MATE family efflux transporter: protein MPNPFRWLLLSIGSLLVRAGIVDQRRVERTTDLAWPRIVTGIARMSKSAADVAMVGIALGPAAIAGVGFATPFWAIAFAFGGGVAGATISLVSQRYSARATEELSLAVTTSAVVVVALTVPLAALYWTAPERLIDLVGDDAASLAYGADYLRVVALGVPFAALNLIGSRTLVGADDAWTPMVLRAGGAVVNVAVNAVLLFVIELGVVGAAIGTVLANVLVLAAFVTGFTVGRLPVIGEFPVTIDLGRPYTTVEDIRDVVSIGTPLVFTNAARRAAQFPMLAIVALFGPNVVAAYVVARRVRDLMDTPGWGFSLASSSLVGQELGTGDERDADRYGYEVLWFGTAVYLVSAALVFVFSEQVGRIFVDDPSILPLVTTFIVVACVSVVFRGVSGGATGPLRASGDTRWPFYGQALGLYVFALPVAVVGAVSIPVGPVDAVTPLGIEALYAALILETLVPAVVTYYRFAAGHWKAISRGYRPESSPSD, encoded by the coding sequence GTGCCGAATCCGTTCCGTTGGCTCCTGCTGTCGATCGGGTCCCTGCTCGTTCGCGCCGGGATCGTCGATCAGCGCCGCGTCGAGCGAACGACCGATCTCGCCTGGCCGCGCATCGTGACCGGCATCGCCCGGATGTCGAAGTCCGCGGCCGACGTGGCGATGGTCGGCATCGCGCTTGGCCCGGCGGCCATCGCCGGCGTCGGATTCGCGACCCCCTTCTGGGCGATCGCGTTCGCCTTCGGCGGCGGCGTCGCCGGCGCGACGATCAGCCTGGTCTCCCAGCGCTACAGCGCCCGGGCGACCGAGGAGCTGTCGCTGGCGGTGACGACGAGCGCGGTCGTCGTCGTCGCGCTGACCGTCCCGCTCGCGGCGCTGTACTGGACGGCCCCGGAGCGCCTGATCGACCTCGTCGGGGACGACGCCGCGTCGCTCGCCTACGGCGCGGACTACCTCCGGGTCGTCGCGCTCGGGGTTCCGTTCGCCGCCCTGAACCTGATCGGCAGCCGGACGCTCGTCGGCGCAGACGACGCCTGGACGCCGATGGTACTCCGGGCGGGCGGCGCGGTCGTCAACGTCGCGGTCAACGCCGTCCTGCTGTTCGTCATCGAACTGGGCGTCGTCGGTGCGGCCATCGGGACGGTGCTGGCGAACGTCCTCGTGTTAGCGGCCTTCGTCACCGGGTTCACCGTCGGCCGGCTCCCGGTGATCGGCGAGTTCCCCGTGACGATCGACCTCGGGCGGCCCTACACGACGGTCGAAGACATCCGGGACGTCGTCTCCATCGGCACGCCGCTAGTGTTCACGAACGCCGCCCGTCGGGCCGCGCAGTTCCCGATGCTCGCGATCGTCGCCCTGTTCGGCCCGAACGTCGTGGCCGCCTACGTCGTCGCACGCCGCGTCCGGGACCTGATGGACACGCCGGGCTGGGGCTTCTCGCTCGCCTCGAGCAGCCTGGTCGGCCAGGAACTGGGCACCGGCGACGAACGCGACGCCGACAGGTACGGCTACGAGGTGCTCTGGTTCGGCACCGCGGTCTACCTCGTCAGCGCGGCCCTCGTCTTCGTCTTCTCCGAGCAGGTCGGCCGCATCTTCGTCGACGATCCGTCGATCCTGCCGCTCGTGACGACCTTCATCGTCGTCGCCTGCGTGAGCGTCGTCTTCCGCGGGGTCAGCGGCGGCGCGACCGGCCCGCTGCGCGCGAGCGGCGACACCCGCTGGCCGTTCTACGGCCAGGCGCTCGGTCTGTACGTCTTCGCGCTCCCGGTCGCCGTCGTCGGCGCCGTCTCGATCCCAGTGGGCCCCGTCGACGCCGTCACGCCGCTGGGAATCGAGGCGCTGTACGCGGCGCTGATCCTGGAGACGCTGGTGCCGGCGGTCGTGACGTACTACCGGTTCGCCGCCGGCCACTGGAAGGCCATCAGTCGGGGTTACCGCCCGGAGTCTTCACCCAGCGACTGA
- a CDS encoding helix-hairpin-helix domain-containing protein produces MCARFSEDDVEKRVENANGEVIGAITAVEGDTAHVEPKQGVMDSIRAALGWNRTHEDTVLIHEDAIAGVSADVIRLEETDAQADDDTEAESQAATGPPDRADAETDRSDPDIDEDARTEPAAASEPTREADPEPSDGPEFEPEDAAEEPGNAAEREPDRDRGPEPDPTAPRNAAERPSGDGGRGTTADPDAPEPTPEPDRAESEAEGPGDVEEPTEAGATEPSATDEVEPVGSPDEPSPTEETATEPAESPAMAEDAATDDRPSTAEMDLADELDRGVDIESAAGEHDGLDDEPSPTADDDLTDEVNTGVDIAAAADAVEAEGAADADVAGSSSEERDLADELNRGVDIESAAGEHDGLDDEPSPTADDDLTDEVNTGVDIAATADAVETEEAADADVAGSSSEERDLADELNRGPDIESLAAEAREPDADIDPESIAGQEVPAEGGSEGADRRTIAESESDLHSAIDRRPAETADETERTPLEGFDPGSSAATSDRHQATTPLSAMIAVQQAALESSQRAIQQGLALQETMARRALTGQTTLHRQQLRLARTAATAPLEIAAAMTGTETGDRPPRNDEQGSADTAGKRLELVDGLDAMYRRRLVDAGIASLDDLARADRETVADAAGVTEARAAGWIEQVDV; encoded by the coding sequence ATGTGCGCACGGTTCTCGGAGGACGACGTCGAGAAACGAGTCGAAAACGCGAACGGCGAGGTGATCGGCGCGATCACGGCCGTCGAGGGCGACACCGCCCACGTCGAACCGAAACAGGGGGTGATGGACTCGATCAGGGCGGCCCTGGGCTGGAATCGAACGCACGAGGACACCGTGTTGATCCACGAGGACGCGATCGCCGGGGTGTCGGCGGACGTGATTCGACTCGAGGAGACCGACGCACAGGCCGACGACGACACCGAGGCCGAAAGCCAGGCTGCAACCGGCCCGCCCGACCGGGCGGACGCCGAGACCGATCGATCGGACCCCGATATCGACGAGGACGCCCGCACCGAGCCGGCCGCAGCGAGCGAGCCGACGCGCGAAGCCGACCCCGAACCGTCTGACGGCCCGGAGTTCGAACCGGAGGACGCCGCAGAAGAACCCGGCAACGCCGCGGAGCGAGAGCCGGATCGCGATCGCGGTCCGGAGCCGGACCCGACCGCCCCTCGCAACGCGGCCGAACGGCCGAGCGGCGACGGCGGCCGGGGGACGACCGCCGACCCGGACGCACCGGAACCGACTCCCGAACCGGATCGGGCCGAGTCCGAAGCCGAGGGACCAGGCGACGTCGAGGAGCCGACCGAGGCCGGTGCTACCGAACCGAGTGCGACCGACGAGGTGGAACCGGTCGGGAGCCCCGACGAGCCGTCTCCGACCGAAGAAACGGCGACCGAACCGGCCGAGTCGCCGGCGATGGCCGAAGACGCCGCGACCGACGACCGGCCGTCGACGGCGGAGATGGACCTCGCCGACGAGCTAGATCGGGGCGTCGACATCGAGTCGGCCGCCGGCGAGCACGACGGCCTAGACGACGAGCCGAGTCCAACTGCGGACGACGACCTGACCGACGAAGTGAACACGGGCGTCGATATCGCGGCGGCCGCGGACGCCGTCGAAGCCGAGGGAGCGGCTGACGCCGACGTCGCGGGATCGTCGAGCGAGGAACGCGACCTGGCCGACGAGCTGAATCGGGGCGTCGACATCGAGTCGGCCGCCGGCGAGCACGACGGCCTGGACGACGAGCCGAGTCCGACTGCGGACGACGACCTGACCGACGAAGTGAACACGGGCGTCGATATCGCGGCGACCGCGGACGCCGTCGAAACCGAGGAAGCGGCCGACGCCGACGTCGCGGGATCGTCGAGCGAGGAACGCGACCTGGCCGACGAGCTGAATCGGGGTCCCGACATCGAATCGCTCGCGGCCGAAGCCCGCGAGCCGGACGCCGACATCGATCCGGAGAGTATCGCGGGGCAGGAAGTACCCGCCGAAGGCGGGAGTGAGGGGGCCGATCGGCGGACCATCGCCGAAAGCGAGTCCGACCTCCATTCCGCGATCGACCGTCGGCCGGCCGAGACGGCCGACGAGACCGAACGAACGCCGCTCGAGGGGTTCGATCCCGGCTCGTCGGCGGCGACCAGTGACCGACACCAGGCGACTACGCCACTGTCGGCGATGATCGCCGTCCAGCAGGCGGCGCTGGAATCGAGCCAGCGGGCGATTCAGCAGGGTCTCGCGCTCCAGGAGACGATGGCTCGACGCGCACTCACCGGGCAGACGACGCTGCACCGCCAGCAGCTACGACTCGCCCGGACGGCCGCCACGGCGCCCCTGGAGATCGCCGCCGCGATGACGGGGACGGAGACGGGAGACCGGCCGCCTCGCAACGACGAGCAGGGTAGCGCCGACACGGCGGGCAAGCGACTCGAACTCGTCGACGGGCTCGATGCGATGTACCGCAGGCGGCTCGTGGACGCGGGGATCGCCTCACTCGACGACCTCGCGCGGGCCGACCGCGAGACCGTCGCCGACGCCGCCGGCGTGACCGAGGCGCGTGCAGCCGGCTGGATCGAGCAGGTTGACGTCTGA
- a CDS encoding succinylglutamate desuccinylase/aspartoacylase family protein yields MRRRRLLLTGGAVAVTGLASAAGRPSGDDALLAAARRSDGTGETEASTETILADTVYETTLFVRDAGRDGPTAMVFGGVHGDERNGIEVAREVADWHPDAGRLVVVPETNRAAVDDDSREGPDGDLNRHFPAGEEPASELARGIWDAVARHEPDVVLDLHRSLGLAAVHPQYVGQAVFHSADARGDDLAAYLNEVAVPWAMPFHRVRARETNASGPLLFQKAIREFEATGYLFETTEFLLDRAARNEVTRLAAAKVLAFHGLLTEGGR; encoded by the coding sequence ATGAGGCGACGTCGGCTGTTGCTCACCGGAGGTGCGGTCGCGGTAACCGGACTCGCGAGCGCCGCGGGTCGGCCGTCCGGCGACGACGCGTTGCTGGCGGCGGCGCGTCGATCCGACGGTACGGGCGAGACCGAGGCGTCGACGGAGACGATCCTCGCTGACACCGTCTACGAGACCACGCTGTTCGTCCGCGACGCGGGGCGCGACGGCCCCACGGCGATGGTCTTCGGCGGCGTCCACGGCGACGAACGAAACGGCATCGAGGTCGCGCGCGAAGTCGCCGACTGGCATCCCGATGCGGGACGGCTCGTCGTCGTCCCCGAGACCAACCGCGCGGCCGTCGACGACGATTCGCGGGAGGGTCCCGACGGAGACCTGAATCGCCACTTCCCGGCCGGTGAGGAGCCGGCGAGCGAACTCGCGCGCGGAATCTGGGACGCCGTCGCACGCCACGAGCCCGACGTCGTCCTCGACCTCCACCGATCGCTCGGCCTGGCCGCCGTTCATCCGCAGTACGTCGGCCAGGCGGTCTTCCACTCAGCGGACGCGCGCGGCGACGACCTCGCGGCGTACCTCAACGAGGTCGCCGTCCCGTGGGCCATGCCGTTCCACCGGGTTCGAGCGCGAGAGACGAACGCGTCGGGGCCGTTGCTCTTCCAGAAGGCGATCCGGGAGTTCGAGGCGACCGGCTACCTCTTCGAGACGACCGAGTTCCTGCTCGATCGGGCGGCGCGAAACGAGGTAACGCGGCTCGCGGCGGCGAAGGTGCTGGCGTTCCACGGGCTGCTCACGGAGGGGGGCCGATGA